A genome region from Chthonomonas sp. includes the following:
- a CDS encoding PEP-CTERM sorting domain-containing protein: protein MNFHKIIVAAACAAPAMGLAQISIYDASYRLEADARSGASFDTHTAFLNNMGPVQGFGQQIDSFANQASSNVHTFASAAWNCSPTTLSLSLVACWVSVDNGAGNSGHMMSRATLGIDVPSVHAVTTMAQFDPPNSFTEIDMLVGTTWVLHVSRTQIQNYSGFWMPGSYRLRSQRLYDRTGNSTGCVPYSFGLTATPVPEPGGLLALGLGGLALLRRKRA from the coding sequence ATGAACTTTCACAAAATTATTGTCGCCGCGGCGTGCGCCGCACCGGCCATGGGTTTGGCCCAAATCAGCATTTACGACGCCTCTTACCGGCTGGAGGCCGACGCTCGATCCGGGGCTTCGTTCGATACCCACACCGCATTCCTCAACAACATGGGGCCGGTGCAGGGCTTCGGCCAGCAGATCGACTCCTTCGCTAACCAAGCCTCGAGCAATGTGCATACCTTTGCCAGCGCCGCCTGGAACTGCAGCCCGACGACATTGAGTCTGTCCTTGGTGGCGTGCTGGGTTTCCGTGGACAACGGGGCCGGGAATAGCGGGCACATGATGAGCCGTGCCACCTTGGGCATTGATGTTCCGAGCGTACATGCCGTCACGACGATGGCCCAATTCGATCCGCCGAATTCGTTCACCGAAATCGACATGCTGGTGGGGACGACCTGGGTGCTGCACGTCAGCCGGACGCAGATTCAGAACTATTCGGGCTTCTGGATGCCTGGCAGCTACCGGTTGCGCTCGCAGCGGCTCTATGACCGCACCGGGAATTCCACCGGCTGCGTGCCGTATTCCTTTGGTCTAACGGCAACGCCCGTGCCCGAGCCGGGCGGGTTGCTCGCCTTGGGCTTGGGTGGCCTTGCGCTTCTCCGTCGCAAACGCGCTTAA
- a CDS encoding GNAT family N-acetyltransferase has translation MSVIIGNQLVLEPVTLGLARVHADLQAELGVPIHPQWPNPEFHDMLHSDMPAELEFWAIIHVGDRQMIGEIGTKSPSHDPIQLSGTTVEIGYGIVPEYRGRGLASEAVRLLCDWLFSIATVRVITAKTDPKNLASAKVLLKNDFQPAGKSDEGRFVFTRR, from the coding sequence ATGTCCGTCATCATCGGCAACCAGCTGGTCCTCGAGCCGGTGACCCTCGGCTTGGCGCGGGTGCACGCCGATCTGCAAGCCGAGCTCGGCGTGCCGATCCACCCGCAGTGGCCCAACCCTGAGTTCCACGACATGCTCCACAGCGACATGCCGGCCGAGCTCGAATTCTGGGCGATCATCCACGTTGGCGACCGGCAGATGATCGGCGAAATCGGCACCAAATCGCCCAGCCACGACCCCATCCAGCTCAGCGGAACCACGGTCGAAATCGGCTACGGCATCGTGCCCGAGTATCGCGGGCGCGGGCTGGCCAGCGAGGCCGTGCGCCTGCTCTGCGACTGGCTGTTCAGCATCGCCACGGTGCGCGTCATCACCGCCAAAACCGATCCGAAAAACCTCGCCTCGGCCAAGGTTCTGCTGAAGAACGACTTCCAACCCGCCGGCAAATCCGACGAGGGCCGGTTCGTGTTCACGCGGCGATAA
- a CDS encoding rhodanese-like domain-containing protein, with translation MELRARLDNHDSLQLIDVRSAGEYAAGHVPHALNVPLEELEGRLMDFSSGPVAILCQSGARAQLACDILSQHHGDLLLVQGGTKSWIDSGGPVVSSTSSRWSLERQVRLGAGFLVLLGSVMTVTSAPGWVYLTMAIGAGLCFAGLTNICGMALLLAKLPWNRSAKSQGTASEVRSA, from the coding sequence ATGGAGCTTCGGGCTCGCCTTGATAACCACGACTCTTTGCAATTGATTGATGTGCGATCCGCGGGAGAGTATGCCGCCGGCCACGTTCCCCATGCACTGAATGTTCCGCTTGAGGAACTGGAGGGCCGCCTCATGGATTTCAGCTCAGGTCCAGTCGCAATTCTTTGCCAATCGGGTGCGCGTGCCCAACTCGCCTGCGACATTCTTTCTCAGCATCACGGTGACTTGCTGCTGGTGCAAGGGGGCACCAAGTCCTGGATCGACTCAGGCGGTCCCGTCGTATCTTCGACTTCCTCGCGCTGGTCACTCGAGCGTCAAGTGAGATTGGGTGCAGGATTCCTGGTCCTTCTCGGATCGGTAATGACCGTCACCAGCGCTCCTGGATGGGTTTACTTGACGATGGCGATTGGCGCCGGGCTTTGCTTCGCAGGCCTCACCAACATCTGCGGTATGGCCCTTTTGTTAGCAAAGCTTCCCTGGAATCGATCTGCAAAAAGCCAAGGAACGGCCTCTGAGGTACGAAGCGCGTGA
- a CDS encoding nitroreductase family protein, with translation MYHAIPYRSKPVSAEESEARMRAIYEEANERRTIRMFSSREVTRKTIELAIMTAGTAPSGAHLQPWHFVAISDIDTKQRIRETAEAEEKEFYERRITPEWREALLPLGTDFVKAHLTDAPWLIVVFRRDYDVLADGTRRKNYYMTESVGIAVGFLIQALHRAGLATLTHTPAPMTFLRDICGRPANEKPFVLLPVGYPADDCTVPDLARKSLDEICDFR, from the coding sequence GTGTATCACGCGATCCCTTACCGCTCCAAACCCGTCAGCGCCGAAGAATCCGAAGCTCGGATGCGGGCGATCTATGAAGAAGCGAACGAGCGGCGGACCATTCGCATGTTTTCTTCGCGCGAAGTGACGCGAAAGACCATCGAACTGGCGATCATGACGGCGGGCACAGCGCCCAGCGGAGCCCACTTGCAGCCGTGGCACTTCGTCGCGATTTCGGATATTGACACCAAGCAGAGGATAAGAGAAACGGCCGAGGCGGAGGAGAAGGAATTCTACGAGCGGCGCATCACGCCCGAATGGCGCGAGGCGTTGCTGCCCCTGGGAACGGATTTCGTCAAGGCCCACCTCACCGACGCGCCGTGGCTCATCGTGGTGTTCCGCCGCGACTATGACGTTCTGGCGGACGGAACCCGGCGGAAGAATTACTACATGACCGAGTCGGTCGGCATCGCGGTCGGGTTCCTCATCCAGGCCCTCCACCGCGCGGGGCTGGCGACCTTGACCCACACCCCCGCGCCGATGACGTTCTTGCGCGACATTTGCGGCCGTCCCGCCAACGAAAAGCCGTTCGTGCTGCTGCCAGTGGGTTATCCCGCGGATGACTGCACCGTCCCCGACCTCGCTCGCAAGAGCCTTGACGAGATTTGTGATTTTCGCTGA
- a CDS encoding M61 family metallopeptidase, whose product MFLLPAPMALPIDYHVTPSADLNTVVVSMTIPCEGETVDIAMPAWSPGYYILENNADAIKNVSATAADGLPRAVSKPRPDTWHIDTLGAKSVVVSYSRAISHETGRMGIFSSDPDTIHYGGPSMYMYVVGRKETKCNLSFALSKDQQLAVSLEPRPEGGFEAPNYDVLADSPVTLGKFRTASYVSRGKEHTLAIRGTARDRLNLDRTLKMTKFITESATHFFGSAAPYKRYVWHIWAGDLGDGAGGLEHASSSQDFLSLVQGPASMRGLSHEYFHLWNVKRIRSESLGPFDYTRLPRTGSLWWLEGVTDYYASLIPHRYGWYGEAEYLDDLSDQVSSVRSNPKRLEVSPFEGAFRVADAADGRGNSNGFGVNYYPTGWLLGLLFDVEIRARTGGKRSLDDVELALWNMCKDDRPGFAESELRRQIVRFGGVDMGPIFDKWVMTPGELPVEDVLRQVGLDVKTEGKKVVVTEAKSASAAQVKLREGWYWGKLKRPSRLVDGS is encoded by the coding sequence ATGTTCCTTCTTCCCGCGCCGATGGCGCTGCCCATTGATTACCACGTCACGCCCTCGGCCGACCTCAACACAGTCGTAGTAAGCATGACCATCCCCTGCGAAGGCGAGACGGTGGACATCGCGATGCCGGCTTGGTCGCCGGGCTACTACATTCTGGAGAACAACGCAGACGCGATCAAGAATGTCTCCGCGACCGCCGCCGATGGGCTGCCGCGCGCCGTGAGCAAGCCCCGCCCGGACACCTGGCACATCGATACCCTCGGCGCAAAGTCGGTCGTCGTCAGTTACAGCCGGGCAATTTCGCACGAAACCGGCCGCATGGGAATCTTCAGCTCCGACCCCGACACGATTCACTACGGCGGGCCCTCGATGTACATGTACGTGGTGGGTCGCAAGGAGACGAAGTGCAACCTCAGCTTCGCGCTCAGCAAGGATCAGCAACTCGCGGTTTCGCTGGAGCCGCGTCCGGAAGGCGGTTTTGAAGCGCCGAACTACGATGTACTGGCCGATTCGCCGGTGACCCTGGGTAAGTTCCGAACGGCCAGTTATGTGTCGCGCGGGAAGGAGCACACGCTTGCCATTCGCGGGACGGCCCGCGATCGGCTGAACCTCGATCGCACGCTCAAAATGACCAAGTTCATCACCGAAAGCGCGACCCACTTTTTTGGGAGTGCGGCCCCCTACAAGCGCTACGTGTGGCACATTTGGGCTGGCGATTTGGGCGATGGCGCCGGAGGGTTAGAACACGCTTCTTCGAGCCAGGACTTTCTCTCGCTTGTGCAAGGGCCGGCGTCCATGCGGGGCCTCAGCCACGAATACTTCCACCTGTGGAACGTCAAACGCATCCGATCGGAGTCGCTCGGCCCGTTCGATTACACACGGCTTCCGCGCACTGGCTCGCTGTGGTGGCTGGAGGGCGTGACTGACTACTACGCCAGCCTCATTCCGCACCGATACGGATGGTACGGCGAGGCCGAGTATTTGGATGATCTTTCCGACCAGGTGAGCAGCGTGCGCTCGAACCCTAAGCGGCTGGAGGTGAGCCCGTTTGAGGGCGCTTTCCGGGTGGCCGACGCGGCCGACGGGCGTGGCAACAGCAACGGCTTTGGCGTAAATTACTATCCCACCGGCTGGCTTTTGGGCCTGCTCTTCGATGTTGAGATTCGGGCGCGCACCGGCGGCAAGCGGTCGCTCGATGATGTCGAACTCGCGCTTTGGAACATGTGCAAAGACGATCGCCCCGGCTTTGCCGAGAGCGAATTGCGACGCCAGATTGTGCGCTTCGGCGGAGTGGACATGGGGCCGATCTTCGACAAGTGGGTGATGACGCCCGGCGAACTGCCAGTCGAGGACGTGTTGCGCCAAGTTGGGTTAGACGTGAAAACCGAGGGTAAGAAGGTTGTGGTGACCGAGGCGAAGTCGGCTTCGGCGGCGCAAGTGAAGCTGCGCGAGGGTTGGTATTGGGGCAAGCTCAAGCGCCCGAGCCGCTTAGTGGATGGAAGCTAA
- a CDS encoding DUF1398 family protein yields MSIAIDNLQSAFAHAESIRPKVGGFPYLAEVLRQAGVRRNFWYLPSCQSTFITRGGAVTIQGEPLVQGMVEVPDFDQTALIRALRADQAGETTFPEFLLASWQAGVVHYDVDFEARTVSYYGVDGEVYVEEYPEVRLTHAQLEIRT; encoded by the coding sequence ATGAGCATAGCCATCGACAACCTTCAATCTGCCTTTGCCCACGCCGAATCGATTCGACCGAAAGTTGGCGGGTTTCCCTATCTTGCCGAGGTCTTGCGCCAGGCGGGGGTGAGGCGAAACTTCTGGTACCTGCCTTCGTGCCAAAGCACCTTCATCACGAGAGGGGGCGCGGTCACGATCCAAGGGGAGCCGTTGGTGCAGGGCATGGTGGAGGTTCCCGACTTCGATCAGACGGCGCTCATTCGGGCTCTGCGCGCCGACCAGGCGGGCGAAACCACGTTCCCGGAATTCTTACTCGCGAGTTGGCAGGCGGGGGTGGTCCACTACGATGTGGATTTCGAGGCCCGGACCGTTTCTTACTATGGAGTGGACGGCGAAGTTTACGTGGAAGAGTATCCGGAGGTCCGCCTGACCCACGCTCAACTTGAGATAAGAACGTAG
- a CDS encoding C40 family peptidase — protein MIKQVTLWACLLCASFSFAKQTHVTTSGESLTTIANDLGLTVDILRTANPGLENNILAAGIKIEIPDSIQVTVGKYDTDWIIASKFRITTAELKKSNPDVDFSDLKEGQLLTVPIIVRAASKPVPASSPIKAVKTAVAAAKTPAAPTKTMRVTGDTVRVRATASTSGRIVDTVDQGSIGLIIETKSGWHKLKFTSGLIGWIKADFLASGSAKPVIAKAAPKKVASKLPDVRNTEVAYESASKAASLLGTARSFLGVRYVYGGTNRSGIDCSGFVGAVFKKHGINLPRTAAAQAGRGTYVSRGGLKAGDLIFFRTGRSSRISHVGIYIGNGNMIHASSGSGRVRIDTLSKSYYQRTYATARRVGNFGGSVDFSQYKPTPGSDIGVSEATIEDIEPSETVGTDEIGR, from the coding sequence ATGATTAAACAAGTGACCTTGTGGGCCTGCTTGCTGTGCGCAAGTTTTAGCTTTGCTAAACAAACTCACGTAACGACGTCGGGGGAATCCCTGACGACCATTGCCAACGATCTCGGGCTGACCGTGGATATTCTGCGGACCGCCAACCCTGGCCTGGAGAACAACATTCTCGCCGCCGGGATTAAGATTGAGATCCCCGATTCGATTCAAGTCACCGTTGGGAAATACGACACCGACTGGATCATCGCCTCAAAATTCCGAATCACCACTGCCGAGCTGAAGAAGAGTAATCCGGACGTGGACTTTTCTGACCTGAAGGAAGGCCAACTGCTGACCGTGCCGATTATCGTGCGCGCTGCCAGCAAGCCGGTTCCGGCCAGTTCGCCGATTAAGGCCGTGAAGACGGCTGTCGCCGCGGCCAAAACTCCTGCCGCGCCGACCAAAACCATGCGCGTGACGGGCGACACGGTGCGCGTTCGCGCCACCGCCAGCACCTCGGGACGCATCGTCGACACCGTTGACCAAGGCTCCATAGGCTTGATCATCGAGACCAAGTCGGGCTGGCACAAGCTCAAATTCACCAGCGGCCTGATCGGATGGATCAAGGCCGATTTTCTTGCCTCAGGTTCGGCCAAGCCGGTCATCGCCAAGGCCGCTCCCAAAAAGGTCGCCAGCAAACTGCCCGACGTGCGCAACACTGAAGTTGCCTACGAAAGCGCCAGCAAGGCCGCCTCGCTCTTGGGCACGGCGCGCAGCTTCCTGGGAGTTCGCTATGTGTACGGCGGCACCAACCGCTCGGGTATTGATTGCTCCGGGTTTGTTGGCGCGGTCTTCAAAAAGCACGGCATCAACCTGCCGCGCACGGCCGCCGCTCAGGCGGGTCGCGGAACCTATGTTTCGCGTGGCGGATTGAAGGCGGGCGACCTGATCTTCTTCCGCACGGGCCGCAGCTCGCGCATCAGCCACGTCGGCATCTATATCGGCAATGGCAACATGATCCACGCCAGCTCGGGCAGCGGACGGGTACGCATTGATACGCTCAGCAAGAGCTACTATCAGCGCACCTACGCCACCGCTCGCCGCGTGGGCAACTTCGGCGGCTCGGTTGACTTTAGTCAATACAAGCCGACGCCGGGTAGCGACATCGGCGTGAGCGAAGCCACGATCGAGGACATCGAGCCCAGCGAAACCGTGGGCACCGACGAGATCGGTCGGTAA
- a CDS encoding DinB family protein, which yields MDPIELAKERAVSNMDIFLRNFAHVPDDRLNYTPTPSAKSALRVAAHTALYAGRFAEMIRTRQLPNPHDIDAWLAERAAEEMAITSREEMERVFRAGTAEVLAALDGLSPEDVEMDLLAGQGGSFSMRQLMNLPGWHATLHLGQIDYLQTCWDDQQIYLD from the coding sequence ATGGACCCGATTGAACTCGCCAAAGAACGGGCGGTCAGCAACATGGACATATTCTTGCGCAACTTTGCGCACGTGCCCGACGACCGCTTGAACTACACTCCCACGCCGAGCGCGAAGTCGGCGTTGCGGGTGGCGGCGCACACCGCGCTTTACGCCGGGCGATTTGCCGAGATGATCCGCACCCGCCAACTTCCGAACCCGCACGACATTGACGCCTGGCTAGCCGAGCGCGCGGCCGAGGAAATGGCCATCACGAGCCGCGAAGAAATGGAGCGCGTGTTCCGCGCGGGCACGGCCGAGGTGCTCGCCGCCCTGGATGGTCTTTCGCCCGAGGATGTTGAGATGGACCTTTTGGCGGGGCAAGGTGGCTCGTTCTCGATGCGGCAGCTGATGAACCTGCCCGGCTGGCACGCCACCCTCCACCTCGGCCAGATTGATTACCTGCAAACATGCTGGGACGACCAGCAGATTTATCTAGACTAA
- a CDS encoding DUF642 domain-containing protein, giving the protein MMKNFLLFAHLSCAAICSAQVINGSFESPNVVATLDDGTGLYLYTRNSTVATGWTMSGSQWIWIGSRAPFWVAADGNQYTEVESGFSGAISQSLATVAGQQYTLSFSYAANPFVAAGNADDSMRVSFGGSFVDLIDGTDTTQNDLNWMTKSYVVTATSSSSILQFEDGFVGQPFHGGFLDNVSVVPVPEPGTFAVLGLGAAALLRRRRP; this is encoded by the coding sequence ATGATGAAAAATTTCTTGTTGTTCGCGCATCTTTCGTGCGCTGCCATTTGCTCGGCCCAGGTGATCAACGGGTCGTTTGAGAGTCCCAATGTTGTCGCGACTCTCGACGATGGTACTGGACTCTATTTGTACACGCGCAACTCAACCGTTGCGACCGGCTGGACAATGAGTGGCTCTCAGTGGATTTGGATTGGCTCCCGCGCCCCGTTTTGGGTCGCAGCCGATGGTAATCAATACACCGAGGTCGAAAGCGGGTTTTCCGGTGCCATTTCCCAGAGCCTCGCGACGGTTGCCGGTCAGCAATACACCTTGTCGTTCAGCTACGCGGCGAACCCCTTTGTCGCGGCTGGTAACGCGGACGACTCGATGCGAGTGTCCTTTGGCGGATCGTTCGTTGACCTTATTGACGGAACCGATACCACCCAAAATGACCTGAACTGGATGACCAAGTCGTACGTCGTCACGGCAACGTCGTCAAGCTCGATTCTTCAATTTGAAGACGGATTCGTCGGTCAGCCATTCCATGGCGGATTCTTGGATAACGTCTCCGTGGTGCCCGTGCCCGAACCAGGAACCTTTGCCGTCTTGGGTCTTGGCGCCGCTGCCCTCTTGCGACGGCGACGCCCCTGA
- a CDS encoding MBL fold metallo-hydrolase, with the protein MIIRHFYDENLAQASYLVACGETGEAIVIDPIRDIAQYLKTATQHNLRITAVTETHIHADFVSGTRELAAATGATMYLSDEGDDQWKYDFADEQGARLITDGFVIQIGNLSLKAIHTSGHTPEHLSFLLTDNPAGQLPHSLFTGDFLFVGDVGRPDLLELVANMAGTMEESARSLFRSVQKLRDLPDSLLIWPGHGAGSACGKSLGGSPVSSLGYERETNWALSASDEQTFVATVLSGQPDAPPYFKTMKRLNKAGPPILTGMPKLAQLMEVEGMLVDVRKKDVSRSDYHAGSLVIPSGTGLTNWAGWLLEYEVPVTLLAESERQANVAARDLATIGLDVVAGWMEASNLTGGGSMVPTIACGQLTGTEVMLDIRNLNERQQSLVRGSIHIPLGYLAQRVGELPTDRKIVVHCASGARSPIALSILKRAGLSNVAELIGGLRDVAKQCPALVIAG; encoded by the coding sequence GTGATCATCCGCCATTTCTACGACGAAAATCTTGCGCAGGCGTCTTATCTAGTTGCATGCGGGGAGACTGGCGAAGCAATTGTCATTGACCCGATCCGAGATATTGCTCAATATCTTAAGACCGCTACGCAGCATAACCTGCGAATCACGGCCGTCACCGAAACCCATATTCATGCTGACTTCGTTTCTGGGACACGCGAGCTTGCCGCCGCGACAGGTGCAACCATGTACCTTAGTGATGAGGGCGATGACCAGTGGAAGTACGACTTTGCCGATGAACAGGGCGCTCGACTCATCACCGACGGCTTCGTGATTCAGATCGGAAATCTCTCCCTGAAAGCGATTCATACTTCGGGACACACTCCAGAACATCTGTCCTTCTTGCTAACGGACAATCCCGCGGGGCAACTGCCGCACTCCTTGTTCACGGGTGATTTCCTCTTTGTTGGTGATGTTGGCCGGCCCGATTTGCTGGAGCTTGTGGCCAACATGGCCGGCACAATGGAGGAAAGCGCTCGCTCCTTATTCCGTTCAGTTCAAAAACTCCGTGACCTGCCAGATTCGCTTCTTATCTGGCCGGGTCACGGTGCTGGGTCAGCTTGTGGGAAGTCTCTTGGTGGAAGTCCCGTTTCGAGTTTGGGATATGAGCGTGAAACAAACTGGGCGCTTTCGGCTTCTGACGAACAGACATTTGTTGCTACCGTGTTAAGCGGTCAACCAGACGCACCGCCCTACTTCAAAACCATGAAGCGCCTAAACAAAGCAGGCCCGCCGATCCTTACCGGGATGCCGAAACTAGCGCAACTCATGGAAGTCGAAGGGATGCTGGTCGATGTTCGGAAGAAAGATGTTTCAAGATCGGACTACCATGCCGGATCCCTAGTTATCCCAAGCGGCACCGGCCTCACCAACTGGGCTGGCTGGCTGCTCGAATACGAGGTCCCGGTGACCCTGCTCGCGGAGTCTGAACGGCAAGCGAACGTCGCCGCTCGAGACCTTGCCACGATTGGTCTGGATGTTGTGGCAGGGTGGATGGAAGCCTCGAATCTAACTGGAGGCGGTTCAATGGTGCCGACCATCGCGTGTGGGCAATTGACCGGAACTGAGGTCATGCTTGATATTCGGAATCTCAATGAACGGCAACAGTCTCTTGTGCGCGGCTCCATCCACATTCCACTAGGCTACTTAGCGCAGCGGGTGGGCGAACTACCAACAGACCGAAAAATCGTTGTTCACTGCGCGTCCGGGGCTCGATCACCCATCGCACTCTCGATTTTGAAAAGAGCTGGACTGTCGAATGTCGCCGAGCTAATAGGTGGACTACGGGACGTTGCCAAACAATGCCCCGCACTCGTTATTGCCGGATAG
- a CDS encoding VOC family protein, with the protein MATRYMVHDVDASVAFYRDQLGMILEEQWGPAMAIMSFGDERLWLAGPISSAAKPMPDGRTPEPGGWNRIVLEVDNFDELVDKLRVGGATFRNEPISGPGGRQVLVEDPSGNCIELFSSH; encoded by the coding sequence ATGGCGACTCGATACATGGTGCACGATGTGGATGCGAGCGTCGCGTTTTATCGCGACCAGCTTGGCATGATTTTGGAAGAGCAGTGGGGGCCAGCAATGGCGATCATGAGCTTCGGCGACGAACGCCTTTGGTTGGCCGGCCCGATCTCCTCGGCGGCAAAGCCGATGCCTGATGGGCGCACACCCGAACCCGGCGGCTGGAACCGCATCGTGCTTGAGGTGGACAATTTCGACGAGTTAGTGGACAAACTCAGGGTAGGCGGGGCGACGTTCCGCAACGAGCCCATCTCCGGCCCGGGAGGCCGCCAAGTGCTCGTCGAAGACCCTTCCGGCAATTGCATCGAGCTGTTCTCGTCGCACTAA
- a CDS encoding type II toxin-antitoxin system HicB family antitoxin: MESVTLVFEAAEEGGYCAYVAEIPGVNSQGETLAEAKAMVIEALKEMLAYRREKAKPLSS, translated from the coding sequence ATGGAATCCGTAACCCTCGTCTTTGAAGCAGCCGAGGAAGGTGGGTACTGCGCCTACGTTGCCGAGATTCCAGGTGTGAACTCGCAGGGCGAAACCCTCGCCGAGGCGAAGGCAATGGTCATCGAAGCTTTGAAAGAGATGTTGGCCTATCGGCGGGAAAAGGCGAAGCCCTTGTCTTCGTAA
- a CDS encoding TfoX/Sxy family protein: MPYNTDLADRLRQVLQHLNLKAGEVLGETKMFGGLCFTLNGKMLVGIDKDRLVVRLGDEDFARESQAGRALPMDLTGRPLRNFAFLCEGSFETEADVLNWAEMSARFVREHMLNKSAKQGRKRR; the protein is encoded by the coding sequence ATGCCTTACAACACCGACCTCGCTGATCGCCTTCGCCAAGTTCTTCAGCACCTTAATCTTAAGGCGGGAGAAGTACTTGGCGAGACTAAGATGTTTGGCGGACTTTGCTTCACGCTCAATGGAAAAATGCTCGTTGGCATCGACAAGGATCGACTCGTGGTGAGGTTAGGTGACGAAGACTTCGCGCGTGAGTCGCAGGCAGGTCGAGCGTTGCCGATGGATTTGACGGGCCGACCACTCAGGAACTTTGCGTTTCTTTGTGAAGGCAGTTTCGAAACGGAAGCTGATGTCCTTAACTGGGCAGAAATGAGCGCGAGGTTTGTCCGCGAACACATGCTGAACAAATCAGCGAAGCAAGGTCGGAAGCGAAGGTAG
- a CDS encoding sigma-70 family RNA polymerase sigma factor, whose product MNASAFETLANRHKDAVYRQMIRVCNHREDAEDALATALMLAFQAHDQLRSEEGFRTWLGTIGARVCARMRHHKEIHTALEFAEEHNLLNDASEFDAAVIKGCVKDAIEQLPTIYREIYVACELEEQTVVEAALHLGITHNAAKSRLLRARVLVRQSLDTSICST is encoded by the coding sequence ATGAATGCGTCGGCGTTCGAGACGTTGGCCAATCGTCACAAAGACGCAGTCTATCGACAGATGATTCGAGTTTGTAACCATCGCGAGGATGCCGAGGATGCGCTCGCCACGGCTCTGATGTTGGCTTTTCAGGCCCATGACCAACTGCGATCCGAGGAGGGCTTTCGAACCTGGCTAGGGACCATCGGCGCTAGGGTCTGCGCTCGCATGCGCCACCACAAAGAAATTCACACGGCTCTCGAGTTCGCCGAGGAGCACAACTTATTGAATGACGCATCCGAATTCGACGCGGCGGTTATCAAAGGTTGTGTGAAGGACGCGATTGAGCAACTCCCCACCATATACAGGGAGATTTACGTGGCGTGCGAACTCGAAGAGCAAACCGTCGTGGAGGCCGCATTGCACCTTGGCATCACGCACAACGCGGCCAAGTCGCGACTCCTTCGCGCTCGGGTTCTCGTCCGGCAGTCTCTAGATACTTCGATCTGCAGTACCTGA
- a CDS encoding sulfite exporter TauE/SafE family protein, with amino-acid sequence MGILLGLFGGGGGILTVPILTGLFGLSATSATGNSLFIVGVTSLVGATSGVVRGQTQMKAATLLALPSMAGAVLARKAIIPNLPAQVFWWTKDQLILAGFGILMLLVGFKMLWKPSSPSSQGPKTGKVLTLGFGIGLISGTLGAGGGFLILPVLTLLMDLPMEQAIPTSLLVIALQSIAGFASELSGSIPWSFLLAVTSAALVGLTVGIASRHVVPVRALRVAFAYLVISVGALMIFRLT; translated from the coding sequence ATGGGCATACTGCTCGGACTGTTCGGCGGAGGAGGAGGAATTCTTACGGTGCCGATCTTAACCGGATTGTTCGGTCTAAGCGCTACTTCGGCGACTGGCAATTCACTGTTCATCGTGGGAGTTACCAGTCTGGTTGGTGCGACCTCCGGTGTTGTTCGAGGGCAAACCCAAATGAAGGCGGCAACCCTTCTCGCTCTGCCCTCAATGGCCGGGGCCGTTCTCGCCAGAAAAGCGATCATTCCAAACCTTCCGGCGCAGGTTTTTTGGTGGACAAAGGACCAATTGATCCTGGCGGGATTCGGGATTCTTATGCTCCTTGTCGGGTTCAAGATGCTTTGGAAACCGTCGTCACCATCATCCCAAGGCCCAAAGACGGGCAAAGTGTTGACACTTGGCTTTGGGATTGGCCTGATCAGCGGCACCCTCGGAGCGGGCGGCGGCTTCCTTATCCTGCCGGTCCTCACTCTGTTGATGGACTTGCCCATGGAGCAAGCAATTCCCACTTCCCTCCTTGTGATTGCCCTCCAATCAATAGCCGGATTTGCCAGTGAGCTCTCCGGTTCGATCCCCTGGTCCTTCCTGCTGGCCGTGACAAGTGCAGCCCTCGTTGGCCTGACCGTTGGGATAGCTAGCCGCCACGTTGTACCGGTAAGAGCGCTTCGAGTTGCATTCGCCTACCTGGTGATCAGCGTCGGAGCTCTCATGATTTTCCGATTGACCTGA